Within the Pseudonocardia alni genome, the region GCTCCATCCTCAAGGTCTACCGGCGCCTGTCCCCCGGTCTGAACCCCGATCTGGAGCTGCACCGGGCGCTGCGCGCGGCCGGGTCGACGTCGGTCGCGGCGCTGCAGGGCGGGATCGAGGGTGTCCTCGACGGCGAGCCCGCCACCTTCGCGCTGCTGCAGGAGTTCGCGGCCGGCTCGCACGACGGCTGGGAGCGGGCCACCGCGGCGGTCCGCGACCGGACCGACTTCACCGGCGACGCCCGCGCGCTCGGTGAGGCGCTCGCCGACGTGCACGTCGCGCTGCGCGCCGAGCTCGGCACCTCCGAGGCCGACCCGCGTGAGCTGGCGGCGTACTGGACCCGGCGGTGCGCCGAGGTCGCCGACCAGGTGCCGGTGCTCGCCCCGCACGTGCCCGCGATCTGCGCCGTCTACGACGAGGTGGCCGCGCTGGGCGCGCCCGTCGTCGTGCAGCGGGTGCACGGCGATCTGCACCTCGGGCAGACGCTGCGCCGCCCGGACGGGCGTTGGCTGGTCATCGACTTCGAGGGCGAGCCGGCCGCCTCCCCCGAGGAGCGGCGCGCGCCGGACTCCGCGGTGCGCGACGTCGTCGGGATGCTGTTCTCCTTCGACTACGCCGCCTTCCACCACCTGCTGACCCGGTCCGACACGCCCGGGGCAGGTCTCGGTTCGGACACCACCGAGGCACGCCTCGCTCACGACTGGTCGGCCGCGAACCGTGACGCGTTCTGCGCCGGCTACGCCGCCCGCGCCGGTGAGGACCCGCGCGTGCACGCCGCGCTGCTGCGCGCTTACGAGCTGGACAAGGCCGTCTACCAGGTGCTCTACGAGACCCGCAGCCGTCCGTCCTGGCTGCCGATCCCGCTCACCGCGATCGCGCGCGGCACCGCTTAGCACGTCCGGGCCGTCGGCGACACCCGGTGGTCACCGGACCTTCCCGCCGACGACGCCGGGGCGACGCCCGACTCCCCGGGCGGCCCGGCGCGGGATCGTGGAATCCTCCCCGACCAGGAGGACACCCACCGTGAGACGACCACCCCCCACCCGGCCCGAGGACCTCTCGTGACCCCGGCCGGTCTGCTCGGTGCGGACGGTCTGGACGGCGTCCTGGGCCTCGTCCAGCGCCCCGACGGGCCCACGCTCGGCGTGACGCTGGCCGTGCTCTTCCTCGGTGTGCTGGTGGAGGGGCCGGTCGTCAGCGTCGTCGCCGGCTCACTCGCGGGCGCCGGGCTGCTCGACTGGTGGGTGGTGTGGCTGGTGGCGTTCGCCGCCGACGTCGTCGCCGACACCGCCTTCTACGTCCTCGGCCGCGGCGGGCGCCGCCCGGCCATCGCTCCGCTGCTGGTCCGGCTGGGTCTGACCGAGCGTCGCTGGGACACACTGCGCGCGAAGGTGGGGGGCCGTCCGGGCCGGTTGGTGCTGGGCGCGAAACTGGTGGACGTCGGCGCGATCCCCGCGTTCCTGGCCATCGGCCTGGCCGGGGTGTCGTACCGGCGATTCGTGGCCTGGGTGGTCCCGCTGACGGCGGTGCGTTCGGCACTGCTGGTCGGGATCGGCTGGGTGGTCGGGGGCCGGTTCGCCGCGGAGCTGGCCGACCGGCCGTGGATCATCGTGGCGGTGGGGCTGGGCGTGGGCCTGGTGCTCGTGGCCGGGCGCGCGCTGTGGGTGCGTGCCAGGACCTCGCGGAAGGAGAACGTGTGCGCGTCCTGATCGGGGCCGACACCTGGGCACCGGACGTCAACGGGGCCAGCTACGCCGGACAGCGGCTGGCGGCCGAGCTCGCCGCCCGCGGGCACGAGGTGCACGTGGTCGCACCGTCGCGCGGCCTGCGCAGCCTCCCGCCGCGCCGGGTCGGGCCGGTGACCGAGCACCGGGTCCGTTCCTGCCGCGTCCCCAAGCCGCCGGACTTCCGGCTCTGCCCGCCGCCCGGGCTGCGCCGGACCTGCCGCGCGATCCTGCGCCGGGTCCGGCCCGACGTCGTGCACGTGCAGAGCCACATGGTGCTGGGCCGGATGCTGCTCACCGCGGCCGCCGACCTCGGCGTCCCGTCGATGGCGACCACGCACATGATCCCGGAGAACATCATCCCGGCGATCAGCTTCCTGCACCTGCCGGAGTCCGGGCTCAAGAAGCTGTTCTGGTGGGACGCGGTGCGCGTGCTCAGCCGGGCCGGGCTGGTCACCGCACCCACCCCGCTGGCCGCGTCGATGGCCGAGCAGGGCGGCGTCCCCGGCCCGGTGCTGCCCGTGTCCAACGGCCTGGACCTGGGCCGCTTCCGGCCCGACACCACCGGTCGCGGGCCCGCGTTCCGCGCCCGGCACGGCATCGCCGAGGGGGTGCCGCTGGTCGGCTTCGTCGGGCGGCTGGACCGGGAGAAGCACGTCGACGAGCTGGTCCGCGCCACCGCGCTGCTGCGTGCCGGTGCCGTGCCCGACGCGCAGCTGGTCGTCGTCGGCGACGGCGAGGAGCGGGCCCGGCTGGGCGCCCTGGTCCGCGCCGAGCACCTGGAGCACGCGGTCACCTTCACCGGCCGGCTCACCGACGACGAGATCCCCGACGTCTACCCGGCCCTGGACGTGTTCGTGAACGCCGGCACCGCCGAGCTGCAGAGCCTGGTGACGCTGGAGGCGATGGCGACCGGGAAGCCGGTCGTCGCCGTCGACGCGGGGGCGCTGCCGCACCTGGCCCGCCCCGGGGTGAACGGCTGGCGCTACCCCCACGGCGACGTCGCCGCGCTCGCCGACCGGCTGGCCCGGGTGCTCGACGACCCCGACGGCGCGGCCGAGCTGGGGGCAGCGAGCCTGCAGATCGCCTCCGAGCACTCACTGGCGACCACGGTGGACACCTTCGAGGAGCTGTACCGGACGAAGGCCCGCCCGGTCGTGCCGGTGCGCGCGTTCCGCTCGGCACGCCGCGCCCGCCGGCACGCGGACACCCGGCGGTGACCGCGACGCCGTCGCCCGCCCTCGCGGTGGCCTCTCCCGTGCACGTCGTCGACGGCGCGCCCACCGTCGTGCACACCCTCGGGGACCCGGACGGGGCGCCGGTGCTGGCGCTGCACGGGCTGCGCGGCAGCCACCACGGGCTCGCGCCGCTGGCGTCGCGACTGGCCGGGTACCGCGTCGTCGTGCCGGACCTGCCCGGGTTCGGGGCGTCGCCGGCGTTCACCGACCGCACCCACGACGTCGACGGCTACGCCCGCTGGGCCTCGGCGCTGCTCGCCGACCTCGGCCCGGACACGGTGCTGCTGGGGCACTCGTTCGGGTCGATCGTGGCCGCGGCCGTCTGCGCCGCCGCCGCGACCACCCCGCGGGCGCTGGTCCTGGTCAACCCGATCGCCGAGCCCGCCTCGGACGCCGGCGGCGTCACCGGCCTCGGGACGGCCGCCACCGCGCTGCTGCACTCCGGTGCCGCCCGGCTCGGCCTCGACGGCCTGCTGCGCCACCGGCTGCTCGCCGACGCCGCGACCGTCTCCATGACCACCACCCGCGACCCGCTGCTGCGTCACTGGATCTCCGACGAGCACCGCGCCCACTTCGGCACCTTCGCCACGACGGCGTCGCTGCTGGAGTGCCTCCGCGCCGCCGGTTCCGGCTCGGTGCGGCCCTGGGCGCCCCGGGTCACGGTGCCGACACTGCTGCTCGCCGGGGCCCGCGACCGGGTCGCCCCACCGGCCGGGCAGCACGCGCTCGCCGCCGCCTTCGCCGACGCCCGGCTGGTCCTGCTGCCGCGCACCGGCCACCTCCTGCACTACGAGGCCCCCGCGTGGGCGGCCCGCGAGATCCGGGGTTTCGTGGCGCGGTGAGGGTGCTCGTCGACTGCCGCTACATCCGTCCCGGACGCCCGGACGGCATCGGCCGCTACACCACCGGGCTGGTCCGCGCGCTGGACCGGATCGCCCCGGTGGAGCTGCTGGTGTCCGACCCGCGCCAGCGCGACGGGCTGCCCGACCGGCCCGCGCACACCCTGCCCGCCCCGACCGGGGCCGGGGAGCCGCTGGTCGCGCGGCGGGTGAACCGGATCGTCGCCGGGTCACCCGATGCGGTCGTCTTCAGCCCGATGCAGACGATGGGCACGCTCGGGCGCCGCTACGCGGTGGTGCTCACCGTGCACGACCTCATCTACTACCGGCACCCGGCGCCGCCGCCGTGGCTGCCCGCGCCGGTGCGGGCGGTGTGGCGGGCCTACCACCTGTCGTGGTGGCCGCAGCGACTGCTGCTGGCCGGCGCCGACGCCGTCGCATGCGTGTCCGGCGCGACCGCGGGCCTGGTCGCGGCGCACCGGCTGTCCCGCCGGGAGGTCGCCGTCGTCCCGGACGCCACCGACTTCCACCTGCCGCCCGGCACGCCGGCGCGGTCCCGGCCGCCGGGGAACCGGATCGTCTACGCCGGGTCGTTCATGCCCTACAAGGACGTCGCGACCCTGGCCCGGGCCGCGGCCCGGCTGCCCGGCCACGAGTTCCACATGATCTCCCCCGTCCCGCCCGGGGTGCGCGCGGAGCTGGAGCGGCTCGCCGCGCCGGCCCGGCCGGTGTTCCACGACGGCGTCGACGACGACGACTACCGCGCCCTGCTCGACGGCGCCACCGCGCTGGTCTCCGCCTCCCGCGACGAGGGGTTCGGGCTCCCGGTGCTGGAGGCCATGGCGCGGGGCTGCCCCGTCGTCGTCACCGACATCCCGGCCTTCCGCGAGGTCGCGGGCGACGCCGGGGTGTTCGTCGCGCCGGGCGACGACGCCGGGTTCGCCGCCGCCGTGCGCGCGCTGGACACGACGTGGACGCAGCGCTCCGACGCGGTGCGCGCCCGGGCCGCCGAGCAGACCTGGGACGGCGCCGCCGGCGCGCTGCAGGCGGTCCTGGAACGGGCGCTGGCCCGTCACCGGCGCCGGCGCGGGCGGGGATGACGCGCCCCCGCTCACGCTCGACTGCGATCCGGCAACACTGTGCGACCGCGCGCGGCGGGCGTTCGTCACCCGCAGTACGGTTCCGCAGTGACCTCCGAGGAGACCCGAGCGACCCGCTCCGAGACCGATGCGTACGCACCGGACCAGGCGACGACCGACCGGCTCCTGGGCGGTGCCCACCACGACCCCCACTCGGTGCTCGGCGCGCATCCGCACGTCGACGGCACCGTGGTCCGTGTCCTGCGGCCGCACGCCGTCTCGGTGACGGTGCTGCCCAACGGTGACCGCGCGCAGGCCTGCGAGCTGACCAGGGTGCACGACGCCGGACTGTTCTCCGGCCTCGTCCCCGGCTCCGGCGGCGACTACCGGCTGCTCGTGACCTACGGCGACGGCGCCGGCGGCACGACCGAGCAGACGGTCGACGACCCGTACCGCTGGCTGCCGACGCTCGGCGACATGGACCTGCACCTCATCGGCGAGGGACGGCACGAACGCCTGTGGGACGTCCTCGGCGCACACGTCCGGGACTACGACACCCCCTCCGGCCCGGTCGCCGGGACCAGCTTCGCCGTCTGGGCGCCGAACGCCCGCGGTGTGCGGGTCACCGGTGACTTCGACGGCTGGGCCGGCTGGACGCTGCCGATGCGCTCGCTGGGCAGCTCCGGGGTCTGGGAGGTGTTCCTGCCCGGCGTCGGCGTCGGCGACCGCTACAAGTTCCGCATCCTGGGCCCCGACGGCCGGTGGCGGGACAAGGCCGACCCGATGGCCTTCGCCACCGAGATCCCGCCGCAGACGGCGTCGGTCGTGACCCGCGACGTCCACGAGTGGACCGACGACGCGTGGATGGCCGACCGCGCGCAGCGCCGACCGCACGCGGAACCGATGAGCGTCTACGAGATGCACCTCGGTTCCTGGGTGCCGGGGCTGGACTACCGCGAGATCGCCGAGCGGCTGGTGGCCTACCTGGACACCACCGGGTTCACCCACGTCGAGCTGCTTCCGGTGGCCGAGCACCCGTTCGGCGGGTCCTGGGGCTACCAGGTGACCTCGTACTTCGCCCCGACCTCGCGGTTCGGCACGCCCGACGACTTCCGGTACTTCGTCGACCGGCTGCACCGCGCGGGCTACGGCGTGATCGTCGACTGGGTGCCCGCGCACTTCCCGCGCGACGAGTGGGCGCTGGCCCGCTTCGACGGCACGGCCTGCTACGAGCACGCCGACCCGCGCCGCGGCGAGCAGCCCGACTGGGGCACGCTCGTGTTCGACTTCGGCCGCAACGAGGTGCGCAACTTCCTCGTCGCGAACGCGCTGTACTGGCTCGAGTCGTTCCACATCGACGGCCTGCGCGTCGACGCGGTCGCCTCGATGCTCTACCTGGACTACTCCCGTGCCGACGGCCAGTGGCTGCCCAACGTCCACGGCGGCCGGGAGAACCTCGACGCGGTGGCGTTCCTGCAGGAGATGAACGCGACGGTCTACCGGGAGCACCCGGGAGTCGTCACGATCGCCGAGGAGTCCACCGCCTGGCCGGGCGTCACCCGGCCCACCTACATGGGCGGTCTCGGGTTCGGGCTCAAGTGGAACATGGGCTGGATGCACGACACGCTCGACTACACCGGGCGCGACCCCATCCATCGCAGCTACCACCACAACCAGATGACCTTCTCGCTGATGTACGCGTTCAGCGAGAACTACGTGCTGCCGATCAGCCACGACGAGGTCGTGCACGGCAAGGGGTCGCTGTGGACCCGGATGCCCGGTGACGACTGGAACAAGGCCGCCGGGGTCCGCGCACTGCTGGCCTACATGTGGGCGCACCCGGGCAAGCAGCTGCTGTTCATGGGCGGCGAGTTCGGGCAACCGCGCGAGTGGTCCGAGCAGCGGTCGCTGGACTGGCACCTGCAGAGCGACGACCCGCTGCACGGCGGGATCACCACCCTCGTCGGGGACCTGAACCGGACCTACCGCGCGCAGTCCGCACTGTGGTCGCGCGACACCACCCCGGACGGCTTCGGCTGGATCGACGCCAACGACGCGCAGGGCAACGTGTTCTCGTTCCTGCGCCACGGCGTCGACGCCGAGGGCCGCGCCACCGTGCTGGCCTGCGTCGCGAACTTCTCCGGCTCCCCCCGCGAGGACTACCGGGTGGGGCTGCCGTTCGCCGGGAACTGGACCGAGGTCGTCAACACCGACGCGTCGGCCTACGGCGGGTCCGGGGTGGGCAACCTCGGGCGGGTCAGGGGCGAGCAGGTCATGTGGCACGGCCAGCCCGCCTCGGCGGTGCTGCGGCTCCCGCCGTCGGGTGTGCTGTGGCTGGTGCCGGAGGAGACCGGCGGCCCGGTGCTGTCCGCCCCGGCGCAGGAGGCGGCCCCGGCCGCGACGGTCCCGCCGCCGCTGCCGGCCGCCGCGCTGCCCGACGAGCCGGAGGACACCGACGTCGAGGCGCCGGTGACCCCGGACGACGACCTGCGGGTCTCCGCCGCCCCGGCGGACCCGGCCGACCTCGTCGACCCGGGGCCGGACGACTCCGGTGACGTCCCGGACGCCGGTCAGGTGTCCACCTCGGTCGCGCCCGCACCCGGCACCGTCGGTGTCCGGGCGGTGCGCACCGGGACGTTCGTCAACGGGAGCTCCGGGACGGGTGCGTCGGACACCGGGACCACCGCGGGCGACTGATCTCCGCCGTGCGACCGGTCCGGCCCCTCGCCGGGCCGGTCGCGGGCAGGCGGACGGTCGCCGTCGACCGGTGGCCTGCGCGACGGCTCGTCGTCGGGGCCCATCCAGACGCGCGCCATCGGCTCACCCCGTCACGCGCCGGTCGCCGGGTACGGCCAGTACCGCCAGGGCCCCCAGCGCGGCGACCGCCCCGAACGCGAAGAAGCCCCACGGGTAGGCGAGGCCCGCGGTGAGCAGCACACCGCCGAGGAGGGGCCCGCAGATCGCGCCGAGCCGGCCGATCCCGCTGGCCGCCCCGAGCGCCGAGGCCCGCGCGTGGTCCGGGTAGTGCCGGCTGACGAACGCGTAGACCAGCACCTGCGAGCTGAACACGAACACGCCCGCGAGCAGGACGCTCACGTAGATCCCGCCGCCGGGCAGCGGCACCGCGAGCAGCGCCAGGAAGACCGAGCCCGCGACGAACCAGCCGACCGTCGCCGTGCGCAGCCCGATCCGGTCGGCGACCCGGCCCGCGACGAGCAGACCGACGATCGCGCCGACGTTCAGCACGAGCAGCTGGGCCAGCGCCGCGTCGAGCCCGTACCCGGCTACCCGCATGATCTGCGGCAGCCAGGTGTTGAGGCCGTACACCAGCAGCAGCCCCATGAACGAGGCGACCCAGAACGCGACCGATGAGCGCAGGTAGCCGTCGCGGACGAGCTGGGCGACCGGGTTGCGCGACCGTGGCCCGGCCGGTGCGGCCGTCGCGCGGGCCTCGGCGGGCAGCGTGTCCGGCAGGTACCGGGCCAGCAGCGGGACCAGCACGATCGCCGGGAGCGCACCGAGCACGAACATGGGCCGCCAGCCCCAGACCGGGATGACCAGGATCCCGAGCAGCGAGGTCGCGACGGCTCCGACGTGGTAGCCGGTCATCAGGGTCGTGGTCGCGCTGCCGCCGCGCCCGGGTCCGCTGTGCTCGTTCACCATCGCCAGCGCCACCGGCAGCACCCCGCCCAGGCCGAGCCCGGCCAGGAAGCGCAGTGCGCCGAACGTCCACGGGCCGGTCGCGACCGCGCACAGCAGCGTCAGCACGGAGAACGCGACGACGGTCGCCAGCATCGCCCGGCGCCGTCCGACGAGGTCGGCGAGCGGGCCCGCGGAGAGGGCGCCGGCCATCACACCGAGCAGCCCGGCGGTGGACACCAGCGACGCCGTCGCCGGGGTCAGGCCCCAGGCGGGCTCCTCCAGCAGCGACGGCAGCACGACGCCGAGCACCACCAGGTCGAAGCCCTCGAGCGCCACCGCCGCCCAGCACAGTGGGGCCACCCAGCCCCCGTGGCGGACAGCGCCGGGGGCGGTGGTGGGTCCGCGGGCGGGGTCGGGCCGTGACGTCTGCGCCATCCGGGAGCCTCCTTGCGTCTCGGGTGGCGCGGAGTCTGGACCGTCAGGCCGGTGCGCGGGCCGATTCTTCCGCAGAGCGGAAGGACCCGCCGGGGACCGGTCCGGTCGCCGGACGCAGCAGTGACCACCAGGTCACCAGGAGCACCGCCGTGTAGAGCGCCCGCCCGAGCGGGGTCGCCCAGCCGCCGTCGGCCCACAGGTCCGACCAGCTCACCGGGACGACGGCGAGACACCCGATCGCGACGACGACCCGGCGGCGGGTGTCCCCCGCCTCCCCGGACGCGACGAGCGCCAGCAGCCCGGGCACGAGCAGCAGCAGGTAGTTGTGCCACGCGATCGGCGCGGCCAGCAGACCGGTGGCGAGCACCGCGAACAGCGCCGTCCCGCCCGGGTCGGTGCCCACGGCCGGGCCGACTCCGTGCCGGCGGGTACGCCGCCCGAGGTGGACGAGCGTGCCGGCCGCGACCGCCGCGCCCACGAGGGCCCCGACGACGGTCGGGATCCCCCAACGCAACGCCTGGCCCGGGAGCGACGCGTTGTCCGGGGTGGGGCCGACCGGCTCGGCCAGCGCCATCGCCAGCCACTGGAACGCCGTCGGCCACCCGGCGACGGCGACGCCGACGAGCGTCGCGACCGCCGCGGCGGCGATCCCGGCCGCGAACGGCCGCCACCGGGCCTGCACGGCGGGGAGCAGCAGCACCGGCGCGAGCGAGGGCTTGAGGGCGACCGTCACGCCGTAGCAGGCGGCGGCCAGCACCGGGTGCCCGCGCCGTTCGGCGACCCAGCCCGCGGTCAGCCCGGCCAGCAGCAGCGGGTAGATCTGGCCCAGCAGCAGCGTCCCGTGCAACGGCGACGACGCCAGCACCACCACGAGCGCGCCGGTCGTCCAGCGGCGGCCCAGCCGCAGCTCCCGGCAGACCAGCAGCACCGACCCTACGACGAGCAGCACCGACAGGGCCGTCAGCAGCCGGTAGCCGGTGACCGGGTCGAGCAGGGCCAGCGGCGCGAGCAGCACCGACAGCAGCGGCGGGTTGAGGTTGTGCAGGCGGGCGCCGGTGTCGTAGATCGCGGCGCTGCCCGGGCCGTGCTGGACCAGCGCGTGCGCCGAGGCCCGGAAGGTGTCGAAGTCGACGTGCATCCGCGCGATGTCGGTCGCCGGGATCCAGCGCAGCAACGGCGGGCCGCCCAGCAGGACCAGCAGTGCAGCGGCCACGAGCGCGGCGACGGCGACGATCGGCGCCACCGGCCGGGCGAGGCGGTGCACGGCGTCGCCCGCCGCGCGCGCCCGCCGCGCCGTCCGCCCGGTCCACCCCGTCCGCACGGGGTCCGCCGCGCCGGGGCCCGACCGGAGGTCCGCGGTCACCGCGTGTCCCGCTGACCGGCCGCGGCCGATGCGGCCCCGGTCCTCGTGGGCACCGGATCCGGCGGCCGCGGGGTCCGCGGGCGGACCACCGGCGGCCGGTGGGTCATCGGGGCGGGGTCCGGCTCAGAACAGGGCGCGGGCGAGGGCGCGCCGGGCCGTGGCGACCCGCGGGTCGTCGGCCGGGAAGAGCTCGAAGAGCCCGACGAGGTGCCCGCGGGCCCGGTCACGGTCCTCGCCCCCGGTCCGGGCGACGGTGCCGACCAGCCGGGTGAAGGCGGCCTCGACCCGGTCGGCGGCCAGCTCGGCGTCGGCCGCGGCGAGCTGGGCGTCGAGGTCGTCGGGCGCGGCGTCGGCCCGCTCGATCGACGACGGGTCGGCCTGCTCGGCCCGGGCGAGGAAGCGGACCTGCGCCAGCGCCGCCTTCGCCTGCTCGTTGGCGGGCTCGGAGTCGAGGATCGCGGTGTAGGCGGCCTCGGCGGCGGCGTAGTCACCCTGTTCCAGGGCGTCCTCGGCTGCGGTGAAGCGCGGGTCCTCGGGCTCCTCGACGGGCTCGTCCGAACCGGCTGCGGCCGCCCGGCGCTCACCCTCGGCGATGGCCGGCATCCGGTCGCGCAGCGCGTCGAGCAGGGACGTCACCCATTCGGCCACCCGGTCCTCGGGGATCGCGCCGTTGACCGCGTCGACCGGCTGACCGCCGACGAGCACGACCAGCATCGGGACCTGCTGCACGCCGAAGGCCTGGGCGACCCGGGGCTGGGTGTCGATGTCGACCCGGGCCAGGCGCCAGGCGCCGCCGCCGGTCGAGGCGAGCCGCTCCAGCTCGGCCGACAGCTGCTCCTCGCGCGGGTAGCGGCTGGCCCACAGCTCGACGACGACCGGGACCTGCAGCGACGGCTCGAGGACCTCGTTCTGGAAGCCCTGCTCGGTCGCGTCGACGACCCAGGAGCCCTCGCCCCCGCCGGTCGCGGGTGGACCACCCGCCGCACCGCCGGACGGGGCGGGACGATTCGCCGCATCGGCACGGGCCTTCAGCCCGGAGAGGTCGACCGCCCCGGCCATGGCCGAGGACATCGCCGCACGCTGGGCCGCCTGACGAGGATCTGGGCGAGACACGCCGTCCATCCTGGCACGTCCGTGTGTCCGGCGTGACACGCCCCGCCCGGTGACACGCGCCCCCGCGCGACGGGTGCGCCCCGGCCGGTCGGCGTCATCCCCTCGCCGACTCGGGCCCTGTCCGCTTTCGGCCCGTTCCCTCCCCACCCCCGGGCGACGCTCACCGGCCGGCCGCCCCTGTGCCGTTCGGTCGCCGGGCCCAGCCCGCGGTACGGGGCCGCACGACCGAGGACGAGGACGACGGTGCTCCCACGATCACCGGACCGGCGGAGCAACACCGGGCGTCGTCACTCGTTGAACACCCTGCAGGGACTCGATGTTGACTCTGCGTGACCGCGGCGGGGCGTTCCCCCGGTTGCCCCACCCCGCGGTTCCCTTCCCCGACAGAACGACCGCCGGCACCCCGGCGCACAACGGAGGGCTCCAACCCGATGAGCAACATGCAGACGACCGACAAGCCGACCCTGGCCTACGCGTCGCTGGCGCTGGGCATCATCGCGATCGCCGCGTTCCTCGTCCCGATCGCCGCCTGGATCCTGGGTGCCGCGGGCCTGGTCGCCGGCTTCCTCGCCTACCGCAAGCCGGGCATGGCCAAGCTCGCCCAGATCGGCATGACCGTCAGCTTCGTCGGCATCCTCGCGGGCGTGTACTACTTCTCGACGATCATGGCGGGCTGACGACGGCCCTCCTCGCGGTACGCCGCGACGACGACACGGCCTCCGGACCCGGTCCGGATGCCCGACGGCCGGTGACGGGTCTCCCGTCACCGGCCGTCGTCGTCCCGGCCCCCGGCGCTCCGGTGACCCCGCCCCGGTGCGCGTCGGCCGGCGGGGCCCGTCGTCAGGCCGGCGCGGCGAGCCCGGCCAGCAGCTCCGCCGTCTCCTCCGGCCGGGTGAGCATCGGGAAGTGCCCGCCCGCGAGCTCCACGAGCCGCGCCCCGACCCGGTCCGCCTCCCGCCGTCCCGCGACGGGGCTGACGACCCGGTCCTCCGCGCACACCACCGACACCGTCGGCACCGCGGGCCACGACGACACCGGGCACGGCTCGGCGAGCAGCGACCAGTCCTGCGGGCGCAGCTCCGCCGCCGCGTCCGCGACCACGGCCCGCCCGTCGCGTCCCGCCGCGTCGAGCTCGTCGGCGACGCCCCGGTAGAGCCCGTCGGCGACCGCCCGTGCGTCCGGCCAGTACGTGCTGACCCCCGGGCCGCGACGGACCTCGGCGTCGTAGCCGGCGACCATCAGGTCGCGCTCGGCACGCATCCGGTCCCGGTAGGGACGACCCGGCTCGGGGACGAGCGCCGCGACCAGGACCAGCGCCCGGACCCGGTCGGCGATCCGGTCGGCGGCCGCGGTGGCCACGAGGCCGCCGAGCGAGTGGCCGACCAGCACGACCGGCGGACCGTCGCCCCGGGGACCGGGCCCGCCCGGCCCGTCGCCGGCCCCGGACAGGACCGCGCCGACGAGCTCGGCGTGGCCGACCCCCGGCTCGTCGGACGGGAGGTCCGGCGCGCCCGCCGCCACACCCCGGGCCGCCAGTGCCTCGGCCACCGGCGCCCACGACACCCCGCGGTGCCAGGCGCCGTGGACCAGCACGACCCGTGCCGGACCGGGTCCCCCGGCCCCCGGTCCGGCCGGGGCGCTCACGCGCCGCCCCCGCGCAGGTGCTCCTCGACCCGCTCCACCTTGGCCTGCAGCTGCCCCTGGTGCCCGGGCCGGATGTCGGCCTTGAGGACCAGGCTGACCCGCGGCGACACGGCGGTGACGGCCTCGACGGCGCGCTTGACCACCGCCATCCCCTCGTCCCAGGTCTCGGACTCGATCGTGGTGAACATCGAGGTGGTCTCGTTCGGCAGGCCGGACTCGCGGACCACCCGGA harbors:
- a CDS encoding glycosyltransferase family 87 protein encodes the protein MTADLRSGPGAADPVRTGWTGRTARRARAAGDAVHRLARPVAPIVAVAALVAAALLVLLGGPPLLRWIPATDIARMHVDFDTFRASAHALVQHGPGSAAIYDTGARLHNLNPPLLSVLLAPLALLDPVTGYRLLTALSVLLVVGSVLLVCRELRLGRRWTTGALVVVLASSPLHGTLLLGQIYPLLLAGLTAGWVAERRGHPVLAAACYGVTVALKPSLAPVLLLPAVQARWRPFAAGIAAAAVATLVGVAVAGWPTAFQWLAMALAEPVGPTPDNASLPGQALRWGIPTVVGALVGAAVAAGTLVHLGRRTRRHGVGPAVGTDPGGTALFAVLATGLLAAPIAWHNYLLLLVPGLLALVASGEAGDTRRRVVVAIGCLAVVPVSWSDLWADGGWATPLGRALYTAVLLVTWWSLLRPATGPVPGGSFRSAEESARAPA
- the glgB gene encoding 1,4-alpha-glucan branching protein GlgB; protein product: MTSEETRATRSETDAYAPDQATTDRLLGGAHHDPHSVLGAHPHVDGTVVRVLRPHAVSVTVLPNGDRAQACELTRVHDAGLFSGLVPGSGGDYRLLVTYGDGAGGTTEQTVDDPYRWLPTLGDMDLHLIGEGRHERLWDVLGAHVRDYDTPSGPVAGTSFAVWAPNARGVRVTGDFDGWAGWTLPMRSLGSSGVWEVFLPGVGVGDRYKFRILGPDGRWRDKADPMAFATEIPPQTASVVTRDVHEWTDDAWMADRAQRRPHAEPMSVYEMHLGSWVPGLDYREIAERLVAYLDTTGFTHVELLPVAEHPFGGSWGYQVTSYFAPTSRFGTPDDFRYFVDRLHRAGYGVIVDWVPAHFPRDEWALARFDGTACYEHADPRRGEQPDWGTLVFDFGRNEVRNFLVANALYWLESFHIDGLRVDAVASMLYLDYSRADGQWLPNVHGGRENLDAVAFLQEMNATVYREHPGVVTIAEESTAWPGVTRPTYMGGLGFGLKWNMGWMHDTLDYTGRDPIHRSYHHNQMTFSLMYAFSENYVLPISHDEVVHGKGSLWTRMPGDDWNKAAGVRALLAYMWAHPGKQLLFMGGEFGQPREWSEQRSLDWHLQSDDPLHGGITTLVGDLNRTYRAQSALWSRDTTPDGFGWIDANDAQGNVFSFLRHGVDAEGRATVLACVANFSGSPREDYRVGLPFAGNWTEVVNTDASAYGGSGVGNLGRVRGEQVMWHGQPASAVLRLPPSGVLWLVPEETGGPVLSAPAQEAAPAATVPPPLPAAALPDEPEDTDVEAPVTPDDDLRVSAAPADPADLVDPGPDDSGDVPDAGQVSTSVAPAPGTVGVRAVRTGTFVNGSSGTGASDTGTTAGD
- a CDS encoding alpha/beta fold hydrolase, with amino-acid sequence MSAPAGPGAGGPGPARVVLVHGAWHRGVSWAPVAEALAARGVAAGAPDLPSDEPGVGHAELVGAVLSGAGDGPGGPGPRGDGPPVVLVGHSLGGLVATAAADRIADRVRALVLVAALVPEPGRPYRDRMRAERDLMVAGYDAEVRRGPGVSTYWPDARAVADGLYRGVADELDAAGRDGRAVVADAAAELRPQDWSLLAEPCPVSSWPAVPTVSVVCAEDRVVSPVAGRREADRVGARLVELAGGHFPMLTRPEETAELLAGLAAPA
- a CDS encoding MFS transporter, with the translated sequence MAQTSRPDPARGPTTAPGAVRHGGWVAPLCWAAVALEGFDLVVLGVVLPSLLEEPAWGLTPATASLVSTAGLLGVMAGALSAGPLADLVGRRRAMLATVVAFSVLTLLCAVATGPWTFGALRFLAGLGLGGVLPVALAMVNEHSGPGRGGSATTTLMTGYHVGAVATSLLGILVIPVWGWRPMFVLGALPAIVLVPLLARYLPDTLPAEARATAAPAGPRSRNPVAQLVRDGYLRSSVAFWVASFMGLLLVYGLNTWLPQIMRVAGYGLDAALAQLLVLNVGAIVGLLVAGRVADRIGLRTATVGWFVAGSVFLALLAVPLPGGGIYVSVLLAGVFVFSSQVLVYAFVSRHYPDHARASALGAASGIGRLGAICGPLLGGVLLTAGLAYPWGFFAFGAVAALGALAVLAVPGDRRVTG
- a CDS encoding thiamine-binding protein translates to MLFAFSIAPSGSDSGDGSVGAAVAEAVRVVRESGLPNETTSMFTTIESETWDEGMAVVKRAVEAVTAVSPRVSLVLKADIRPGHQGQLQAKVERVEEHLRGGGA
- a CDS encoding tetratricopeptide repeat protein, whose protein sequence is MSSAMAGAVDLSGLKARADAANRPAPSGGAAGGPPATGGGEGSWVVDATEQGFQNEVLEPSLQVPVVVELWASRYPREEQLSAELERLASTGGGAWRLARVDIDTQPRVAQAFGVQQVPMLVVLVGGQPVDAVNGAIPEDRVAEWVTSLLDALRDRMPAIAEGERRAAAAGSDEPVEEPEDPRFTAAEDALEQGDYAAAEAAYTAILDSEPANEQAKAALAQVRFLARAEQADPSSIERADAAPDDLDAQLAAADAELAADRVEAAFTRLVGTVARTGGEDRDRARGHLVGLFELFPADDPRVATARRALARALF